One window from the genome of Coturnix japonica isolate 7356 chromosome 21, Coturnix japonica 2.1, whole genome shotgun sequence encodes:
- the CDC42 gene encoding cell division control protein 42 homolog isoform X2, which produces MQTIKCVVVGDGAVGKTCLLISYTTNKFPSEYVPTVFDNYAVTVMIGGEPYTLGLFDTAGQEDYDRLRPLSYPQTDVFLVCFSVVSPSSFENVKEKWVPEITHHCPKTPFLLVGTQIDLRDDPSTIEKLAKNKQKPITPETAEKLARDLKAVKYVECSALTQRGLKNVFDEAILAALEPPETQPKRKCCIF; this is translated from the exons ATGCAGACGATTAAGTGTGTAGTCGTGGGTGATGGTGCTGTTGGTAAAACCTgtcttttaatttcttacacAACAAATAAATTTCCATCGGAATATGTACCGACG GTTTTTGATAACTATGCTGTAACGGTGATGATTGGAGGAGAGCCTTACACTCTAGGCCTCTTTGATACTGCAG GTCAGGAAGATTATGATAGATTACGACCCCTCAGCTATCCACAGACAGATGTATTTCTGGTCTGTTTTTCAGTGGTATCTCcttcttcatttgaaaatgtgaaagaaaag TGGGTACCTGAAATTACTCACCATTGTCCAAAGACTCCTTTCCTGCTTGTTGGGACCCAAATTGATCTAAGAGATGATCCCTCAACAATTGAGAAGCTTGCCAAGAACAAGCAGAAGCCCATAACTCCAGAGACAGCTGAAAAACTGGCCCGGGATCTGAAGGCTGTTAAATATGTGGAGTGCTCTGCGCTTACGCAG AGAGGTCTGAAGAATGTGTTTGATGAGGCTATCCTAGCTGCCCTCGAGCCTCCGGAAACTCAGCCCAAAAGGAAGTGCTGTATATTCTAa
- the C21H1orf50 gene encoding uncharacterized protein C1orf50 homolog translates to MAAVGGEDDGGGNAGLALALVEGSAGRAARVGDPGDLVALARQVQQADEFVRANACNKLTVIAEQIRCLQEQARKVLEDANRDADLHHVACNLVKKPGNVYYLYRRESGQKYFSMLSPKEWGTSPHEFLGAYKLQHDMSWTPFEDIERRDAEINILEKLLSRQAALPPCTEPNFQGLTK, encoded by the exons ATGGCGGCTGTAGGAGGGGAGGATGATGGTGGTGGTAATGCGGGCCTGGCGTTGGCCTTGGTGGAAGGCAGCGCCGGGCGGGCCGCCCGTGTCGGCGACCCGGGGGACTTGGTGGCGCTGGCCCGGCAGGTGCAGCAG GCAGATGAATTTGTTCGAGCCAACGCCTGCAACAAGCTGACTGTCATTGCTGAGCAGATCCGGTGCTTGCAGGAGCAGGCTCGGAAG gTCTTGGAAGATGCTAACAGGGATGCTGACCTGCACCATGTGGCCTGCAACTTAGTGAAGAAACCAGGAAACGTTTACTACTTGTATAGGAGGGAGAGTGGCCAAAAGTACTTCTCCATGCTGTCTCCTAAG GAGTGGGGGACCAGCCCCCATGAGTTTCTCGGTGCCTATAAGCTCCAACACGACATGTCCTGGACGCCTTTTGAGGACATTGAGCGACGAGATGCTGAAATAAACATCTTGGAGAAGCTGCTGAGCCGGCAGGCAGCGCTGCCCCCGTGTACAGAACCCAACTTCCAGGGCCTCACCAAGTGA
- the CDC42 gene encoding cell division control protein 42 homolog isoform X1, with protein sequence MQTIKCVVVGDGAVGKTCLLISYTTNKFPSEYVPTVFDNYAVTVMIGGEPYTLGLFDTAGQEDYDRLRPLSYPQTDVFLVCFSVVSPSSFENVKEKWVPEITHHCPKTPFLLVGTQIDLRDDPSTIEKLAKNKQKPITPETAEKLARDLKAVKYVECSALTQKGLKNVFDEAILAALEPPEPKKTRRCVLL encoded by the exons ATGCAGACGATTAAGTGTGTAGTCGTGGGTGATGGTGCTGTTGGTAAAACCTgtcttttaatttcttacacAACAAATAAATTTCCATCGGAATATGTACCGACG GTTTTTGATAACTATGCTGTAACGGTGATGATTGGAGGAGAGCCTTACACTCTAGGCCTCTTTGATACTGCAG GTCAGGAAGATTATGATAGATTACGACCCCTCAGCTATCCACAGACAGATGTATTTCTGGTCTGTTTTTCAGTGGTATCTCcttcttcatttgaaaatgtgaaagaaaag TGGGTACCTGAAATTACTCACCATTGTCCAAAGACTCCTTTCCTGCTTGTTGGGACCCAAATTGATCTAAGAGATGATCCCTCAACAATTGAGAAGCTTGCCAAGAACAAGCAGAAGCCCATAACTCCAGAGACAGCTGAAAAACTGGCCCGGGATCTGAAGGCTGTTAAATATGTGGAGTGCTCTGCGCTTACGCAG AAAGGCCTAAAGAATGTATTTGATGAGGCGATATTGGCTGCCCTGGAGCCTCCGGAGCCGAAGAAGACTCGCAGGTGTGTGCTGCTATGA